Proteins encoded in a region of the Burkholderia ubonensis subsp. mesacidophila genome:
- the rplL gene encoding 50S ribosomal protein L7/L12, whose translation MAIAKEDILAAVEGMTVLELNELVKAFEEKFGVSAAAVAVAGPAGGGAAAAAEEKTEFTVVLAEAGSNKVSVIKAVRELTGLGLKEAKDLVDGAPKPVKEGVDKAAAEEAKKKLEEAGAKVEVK comes from the coding sequence CAAAAGAAGACATCCTGGCAGCAGTCGAAGGGATGACCGTTCTGGAACTGAACGAACTGGTCAAGGCGTTCGAAGAGAAGTTTGGCGTGTCGGCAGCTGCTGTTGCAGTCGCTGGCCCGGCAGGCGGCGGCGCTGCTGCTGCTGCTGAAGAGAAGACCGAATTCACGGTCGTTCTGGCTGAAGCAGGCAGCAACAAGGTTTCGGTCATCAAGGCAGTTCGCGAACTGACGGGCCTGGGCCTGAAGGAAGCGAAGGACCTGGTTGACGGTGCACCGAAGCCCGTCAAGGAAGGCGTCGACAAGGCTGCTGCTGAAGAAGCCAAGAAGAAGCTGGAAGAAGCAGGCGCGAAGGTCGAAGTCAAGTAA
- the rpoB gene encoding DNA-directed RNA polymerase subunit beta, with amino-acid sequence MHYSFTEKKRIRKSFAKRPIVHQVPFLLATQLESFSTFLQADVLTAQRKPEGLQAAFTSVFPIVSHNGFARLEFVSYALSSPAFNIKECQQRGLTYCSALRAKVRLVILDKESPNKPVVKEVKEQEVYMGEIPLMTPTGSFVINGTERVIVSQLHRSPGVFFEHDKGKTHSSGKLLFSARIIPYRGSWLDFEFDPKDILYFRVDRRRKMPVTILLKAIGLTPEQILANFFVFDNFTLMDEGAQLEFVPERLRGEVARFDITDRDGKVIVQKDKRINAKHIRDLDAAKTKFISVPEDYLLGRVLAKNVVDGDTGEVIANANDEITESVLEKLREAGIKDIQTLYTNDLDQGPYISSTLRVDETTDKTAARIAIYRMMRPGEPPTEEAVEALFNRLFYSEEAYDLSKVGRMKFNRRVGRDEIVGPMTLQDDDILATIKILVELRNGKGEVDDIDHLGNRRVRCVGELAENQFRAGLVRVERAVKERLGQAESENLMPHDLINSKPISSAIREFFGSSQLSQFMDQTNPLSEITHKRRVSALGPGGLTRERAGFEVRDVHPTHYGRVCPIETPEGPNIGLINSLALYAHLNEYGFLETPYRKVVDSKVTDQIDYLSAIEEGRYMIAQANAAIDENGTLIDELVSSREAGETMMVTPDRIQYMDVAPSQIVSVAASLIPFLEHDDANRALMGSNMQRQAVPCLRPEKPVVGTGIERTCAVDSGTTVQAFRGGVVDYVDAGRIVIRVNDDEAVAGEVGVDIYNLIKYTRSNQNTNINQRPIVKMGDKVSRGDVLADGASTDLGELALGQNMLIAFMPWNGYNFEDSILISEKVVADDRYTSIHIEELNVVARDTKLGPEEITRDISNLAEVQLGRLDESGIVYIGAEVEAGDVLVGKVTPKGETQLTPEEKLLRAIFGEKASDVKDTSLRVPSGMSGTVIDVQVFTREGIQRDKRAQQIIDDELKRYRLDLNDQLRIVEGDAFQRLARMLVGKVANGGPKKLAKGTKIDQAYLEDLDHYHWFDIRLADDEAAVQLEAIKNSIEEKRHQFDLAFEEKRKKLTQGDELPPGVLKMVKVYLAVKRRLQPGDKMAGRHGNKGVVSKIVPIEDMPYMADGRPADVVLNPLGVPSRMNVGQVLEVHLGWAAKGLGWRIGEMLQRQAKIEELRVFLTKIYNESGRQEDLESFTDDEILELAKNLREGVPFATPVFDGATEEEMGKMLDLAFPDDIAEQLGMNPSKNQVRLYDGRTGEMFERRVTLGYMHYLKLHHLVDDKMHARSTGPYSLVTQQPLGGKAQFGGQRFGEMEVWALEAYGASYVLQEMLTVKSDDVNGRTKVYENLVKGDHVIDAGMPESFNVLVKEIRSLGIDIDLDRN; translated from the coding sequence ATGCACTATTCCTTCACCGAGAAGAAGCGTATTCGCAAGAGTTTCGCGAAGCGCCCCATCGTTCACCAAGTTCCTTTCCTGCTGGCCACCCAGCTTGAATCATTCAGCACGTTTCTGCAAGCTGATGTGCTGACGGCGCAACGCAAGCCTGAGGGTTTGCAGGCCGCGTTCACATCCGTATTTCCCATTGTTTCGCACAATGGCTTCGCGCGTCTCGAGTTCGTGAGCTACGCGCTGTCCTCGCCGGCGTTCAACATCAAGGAATGCCAACAGCGGGGCCTGACGTACTGTTCCGCGCTGCGCGCGAAGGTGCGCCTCGTCATCCTCGACAAGGAATCGCCGAACAAGCCGGTCGTCAAGGAAGTGAAGGAGCAGGAAGTGTACATGGGCGAAATTCCGCTCATGACGCCGACGGGCTCGTTCGTCATCAACGGCACCGAGCGTGTGATCGTCTCGCAGCTGCACCGTTCGCCGGGCGTGTTCTTCGAACACGACAAGGGCAAGACGCACAGCTCGGGCAAGCTGCTGTTCTCGGCACGGATCATTCCGTACCGCGGCTCGTGGCTCGACTTCGAATTCGATCCGAAGGACATCCTGTACTTCCGCGTCGACCGTCGCCGCAAGATGCCGGTCACGATCCTGCTGAAGGCGATCGGCCTCACGCCGGAACAGATCCTCGCGAACTTCTTCGTGTTCGACAACTTCACGCTGATGGACGAAGGCGCGCAACTCGAGTTCGTGCCGGAGCGCCTGCGCGGTGAAGTCGCGCGTTTCGACATCACGGATCGTGACGGCAAGGTCATCGTCCAGAAGGACAAGCGGATCAACGCGAAGCACATCCGCGATCTCGACGCCGCGAAGACCAAGTTCATCTCGGTGCCGGAAGACTACCTGCTCGGTCGCGTGCTGGCGAAGAACGTCGTTGACGGCGACACCGGCGAAGTGATCGCGAACGCGAACGACGAGATCACGGAAAGCGTGCTCGAGAAGCTGCGCGAAGCGGGCATCAAGGACATCCAGACGCTCTACACGAACGATCTGGATCAGGGCCCGTACATCTCGTCGACGCTGCGTGTCGACGAAACGACCGACAAGACGGCCGCGCGCATCGCGATCTATCGCATGATGCGTCCGGGCGAGCCGCCGACCGAAGAAGCGGTCGAGGCGCTGTTCAACCGCCTGTTCTACAGCGAAGAAGCGTACGACCTGTCGAAGGTCGGCCGTATGAAGTTCAACCGCCGCGTCGGCCGTGACGAAATCGTCGGCCCGATGACGCTGCAGGACGACGACATCCTCGCGACGATCAAGATCCTCGTCGAGCTGCGCAACGGCAAGGGCGAAGTCGACGACATCGACCACCTCGGCAACCGTCGCGTGCGTTGCGTCGGCGAACTGGCGGAAAACCAGTTCCGCGCGGGTCTCGTGCGCGTCGAGCGCGCGGTCAAGGAACGCCTCGGCCAGGCCGAAAGCGAAAACCTGATGCCGCACGACCTGATCAACTCGAAGCCGATTTCGTCGGCGATCCGCGAGTTCTTCGGTTCGTCGCAGCTGTCGCAGTTCATGGACCAGACCAACCCGCTGTCGGAAATCACGCACAAGCGTCGTGTCTCCGCACTGGGCCCGGGCGGTCTGACGCGCGAGCGCGCAGGCTTCGAAGTCCGCGACGTGCACCCGACCCACTATGGCCGCGTGTGCCCGATCGAAACGCCGGAAGGTCCGAACATCGGTCTGATCAACTCGCTCGCACTGTACGCGCACCTGAACGAGTATGGCTTCCTCGAGACGCCATACCGCAAGGTCGTGGACAGCAAGGTGACCGACCAGATCGACTACCTGTCGGCGATCGAGGAAGGCCGCTACATGATCGCGCAGGCGAACGCCGCGATCGACGAGAACGGCACGCTGATCGACGAACTCGTGTCGTCGCGTGAAGCCGGCGAAACGATGATGGTCACGCCGGACCGCATCCAGTACATGGACGTCGCGCCGTCGCAGATCGTGTCGGTCGCAGCCTCGCTGATTCCGTTCCTCGAGCACGATGACGCGAACCGTGCGCTGATGGGCTCGAACATGCAGCGTCAGGCCGTGCCGTGTCTGCGTCCGGAGAAGCCGGTCGTCGGTACGGGCATCGAGCGCACTTGCGCGGTCGACTCGGGCACGACGGTTCAGGCGTTCCGCGGCGGCGTCGTCGACTATGTCGACGCGGGCCGTATCGTGATTCGCGTGAACGACGACGAAGCGGTCGCAGGTGAAGTCGGTGTCGACATCTACAACCTGATCAAGTACACGCGTTCGAACCAGAACACGAACATCAACCAGCGTCCGATCGTGAAGATGGGCGACAAGGTCTCGCGCGGCGACGTGCTGGCCGACGGCGCCTCGACGGACCTGGGCGAGCTCGCGCTCGGCCAGAACATGCTGATCGCGTTCATGCCGTGGAACGGCTACAACTTCGAGGATTCGATCCTGATCTCGGAGAAGGTCGTGGCCGACGATCGCTACACGTCGATCCACATCGAAGAGCTGAACGTCGTTGCACGCGACACGAAGCTCGGGCCGGAAGAAATCACGCGCGACATCTCGAACCTGGCGGAAGTCCAGCTCGGCCGTCTCGATGAATCGGGCATCGTGTACATCGGTGCGGAAGTCGAAGCGGGCGACGTGCTGGTCGGCAAGGTCACGCCGAAGGGCGAAACCCAGCTGACGCCGGAAGAGAAGCTGCTGCGCGCGATCTTCGGCGAGAAGGCATCGGACGTGAAGGACACGTCGCTGCGCGTGCCGTCGGGCATGAGCGGTACCGTGATCGACGTCCAGGTCTTCACGCGTGAAGGCATCCAGCGCGACAAGCGTGCGCAACAGATCATCGACGACGAACTGAAGCGCTATCGTCTCGACCTGAACGACCAGCTGCGCATCGTGGAAGGCGACGCGTTCCAGCGTCTCGCGCGCATGCTCGTGGGCAAGGTCGCGAACGGCGGTCCGAAGAAGCTCGCGAAGGGCACGAAGATCGACCAGGCTTACCTGGAAGACCTCGATCACTACCACTGGTTCGACATCCGCCTGGCGGACGACGAGGCAGCGGTGCAGCTCGAAGCGATCAAGAACTCGATCGAAGAGAAGCGTCACCAGTTCGACCTCGCGTTCGAAGAGAAGCGCAAGAAGCTCACGCAAGGCGACGAACTGCCGCCGGGCGTGCTGAAGATGGTCAAGGTGTACCTCGCGGTGAAGCGCCGTCTGCAGCCTGGCGACAAGATGGCAGGCCGTCACGGTAACAAGGGTGTCGTGTCGAAGATCGTCCCGATCGAAGACATGCCGTACATGGCCGACGGCCGTCCGGCAGACGTCGTGCTGAACCCGCTCGGCGTGCCGTCGCGGATGAACGTGGGTCAGGTTCTGGAAGTGCACCTCGGCTGGGCCGCGAAGGGCCTCGGCTGGCGTATCGGCGAAATGCTGCAGCGCCAGGCGAAGATCGAGGAACTGCGCGTGTTCCTGACGAAGATCTACAACGAGTCGGGCCGCCAGGAAGATCTGGAAAGCTTCACCGACGACGAGATTCTCGAACTCGCGAAGAACCTGCGCGAAGGCGTGCCGTTCGCAACGCCGGTGTTCGACGGTGCGACCGAGGAAGAAATGGGCAAGATGCTCGACCTCGCGTTCCCGGACGACATCGCGGAACAGCTCGGCATGAACCCGTCGAAGAACCAGGTCCGCCTGTACGACGGCCGCACGGGTGAAATGTTCGAACGTCGCGTGACGCTCGGCTACATGCACTACCTGAAGCTGCACCACTTGGTCGACGACAAGATGCACGCGCGTTCGACCGGCCCGTACTCGCTCGTCACGCAGCAGCCGCTGGGTGGTAAGGCGCAGTTCGGTGGCCAGCGTTTCGGTGAAATGGAAGTGTGGGCACTCGAAGCGTACGGCGCGTCCTACGTGCTGCAGGAAATGCTGACGGTGAAGTCGGACGACGTGAACGGCCGGACCAAGGTCTATGAGAACCTGGTCAAGGGCGATCACGTCATCGATGCAGGCATGCCGGAATCCTTCAACGTGCTCGTGAAGGAAATCCGCTCGCTCGGTATCGATATCGATCTCGACCGCAATTAA
- the rpoC gene encoding DNA-directed RNA polymerase subunit beta', with protein sequence MKALLDLFKQVQQEEVFDAIKIGLASPDKIRSWSFGEVKKPETINYRTFKPERDGLFCAKIFGPIKDYECLCGKYKRLKHRGVICEKCGVEVTLAKVRRERMGHIELASPVAHIWFLKSLPSRLGMVLDMTLRDIERVLYFEAYVVIEPGMTPLKARQIMTEEDYYNKVEEYGDEFRAEMGAEGVRELLRAINIDEQVETLRTELKNTGSEAKIKKYAKRLKVLEAFQRSGIKPEWMILEVLPVLPPELRPLVPLDGGRFATSDLNDLYRRVINRNNRLKRLLELKAPEIIVRNEKRMLQEAVDSLLDNGRRGKAMTGANKRPLKSLADMIKGKGGRFRQNLLGKRVDYSGRSVIVVGPTLKLHQCGLPKLMALELFKPFIFNKLEVMGVATTIKAAKKEVENQTPVVWDILEEVIREHPVMLNRAPTLHRLGIQAFEPVLIEGKAIQLHPLVCAAFNADFDGDQMAVHVPLSLEAQMEARTLMLASNNVLFPANGDPSIVPSQDIVLGLYYATREAINAKGEGLSFTGVSEVLRAYENKEVELASRVNVRITEMVHNEDTSEGAPAFVPKITLYATTVGRAILSEILPHGLPFSVLNKPLKKKEISRLINTAFRKCGLRATVVFADQLMQSGFRLATRAGISICVDDMLVPPQKETIVGDAAKKVKEYDRQYMSGLVTAQERYNNVVDIWSATSEAVGKAMMEQLSTEPVTDRDGNETRQESFNSIYMMADSGARGSAVQIRQLAGMRGLMAKPDGSIIETPITANFREGLNVLQYFISTHGARKGLADTALKTANSGYLTRRLVDVTQDLVVVEDDCGTSNGVAMKALVEGGEVVEALRDRILGRVAVADVVNPETQETLYESGTLLDETAVEDIERLGIDEVRVRTPLTCETRYGLCAACYGRDLGRGSLVNVGEAVGVIAAQSIGEPGTQLTMRTFHIGGAASRAAVASSVEAKSNGILRFTATMRYVTNAKGEQIVISRSGEALITDDFGRERERHKIPYGATLLQLDGAAIKAGTQLATWDPMTRPIITEYGGTVKFENVEEGVTVAKQIDDVTGLSTLVVIDVKRRGSQASKSVRPQVKLLDANGNEVKIPGTEHAVQIGFQVGALITVKDGQQVQVGEVLARIPTEAQKTRDITGGLPRVAELFEARSPKDAGILAEVTGTTSFGKDTKGKQRLVITDLEGNQHEFLIAKEKQVLVHDAQVVNKGEMIVDGPADPHDILRLQGIEALSRYIVDEVQDVYRLQGVKINDKHIEVIVRQMLRRVQITDNGDTRFIPGEQVERSDMLDENDRMIAEDKRPASYDNVLLGITKASLSTDSFISAASFQETTRVLTEAAIMGKRDDLRGLKENVIVGRLIPAGTGLAFHKARKAKESSDRERFDQIAAEEAFDFGTPSTPAAEEPQQHPAAE encoded by the coding sequence ATGAAAGCTCTGCTCGATCTATTCAAGCAAGTCCAACAGGAAGAAGTTTTCGACGCGATCAAGATCGGTCTGGCTTCGCCTGACAAGATCCGTTCGTGGTCGTTCGGCGAAGTGAAGAAGCCGGAGACCATCAACTACCGTACGTTCAAGCCGGAACGCGATGGTCTGTTCTGCGCGAAGATCTTCGGGCCGATCAAGGACTACGAGTGCCTGTGCGGCAAGTACAAGCGCCTGAAGCACCGTGGCGTGATCTGCGAGAAGTGCGGCGTCGAAGTCACGCTGGCGAAGGTGCGCCGCGAGCGCATGGGCCACATCGAGCTGGCCTCGCCGGTCGCGCACATCTGGTTCCTGAAGTCGCTGCCGTCGCGTCTGGGCATGGTGCTCGACATGACGCTGCGCGACATCGAGCGCGTGCTGTACTTCGAAGCGTACGTGGTGATCGAACCGGGCATGACGCCGCTGAAGGCGCGGCAGATCATGACCGAAGAGGATTACTACAACAAGGTCGAGGAATACGGCGACGAATTCCGTGCCGAGATGGGCGCGGAAGGCGTGCGTGAGCTGCTGCGCGCGATCAACATCGACGAGCAGGTCGAGACGCTGCGCACCGAGCTGAAGAACACCGGCTCGGAAGCGAAGATCAAGAAGTACGCGAAGCGCCTGAAGGTCCTCGAGGCATTCCAGCGCTCGGGCATCAAGCCCGAGTGGATGATCCTCGAAGTGCTGCCGGTGCTGCCGCCGGAACTGCGTCCGCTCGTGCCGCTGGACGGCGGCCGTTTCGCGACGTCGGACCTGAACGACCTGTACCGCCGCGTGATCAACCGTAACAACCGGTTGAAGCGTCTGCTCGAGCTGAAGGCGCCGGAAATCATCGTCCGCAACGAAAAGCGGATGCTGCAGGAAGCCGTCGACTCGCTGCTCGACAACGGCCGCCGCGGCAAGGCGATGACGGGCGCGAACAAGCGTCCGCTGAAGTCGCTCGCCGACATGATCAAGGGCAAGGGCGGTCGTTTCCGTCAGAACCTGCTGGGCAAGCGCGTCGACTACTCGGGCCGTTCGGTCATCGTGGTCGGCCCGACGCTGAAGCTGCACCAGTGCGGTCTGCCGAAGCTGATGGCGCTCGAGCTGTTCAAGCCGTTCATCTTCAACAAGCTGGAAGTGATGGGCGTCGCGACGACCATCAAGGCTGCGAAGAAGGAAGTCGAGAACCAGACGCCGGTCGTGTGGGACATCCTCGAAGAGGTGATCCGCGAGCACCCGGTGATGCTGAACCGTGCGCCGACGCTGCACCGTCTCGGTATCCAGGCATTCGAGCCGGTGCTGATCGAAGGTAAGGCAATTCAGCTGCACCCGCTCGTTTGCGCGGCGTTCAACGCCGACTTCGACGGTGACCAGATGGCCGTTCACGTGCCGCTGTCGCTCGAAGCGCAGATGGAAGCGCGCACGCTGATGCTCGCGTCGAACAACGTGCTGTTCCCGGCCAACGGCGATCCGTCGATCGTGCCGTCGCAGGATATCGTGCTGGGTCTGTACTACGCGACCCGCGAGGCGATCAATGCGAAGGGCGAGGGCCTGTCGTTCACCGGCGTGTCGGAAGTGCTCCGCGCGTACGAGAACAAGGAAGTCGAGCTCGCATCGCGCGTCAACGTGCGGATCACCGAAATGGTCCACAACGAAGACACGTCGGAAGGCGCGCCGGCGTTCGTGCCGAAGATCACGCTGTACGCGACGACCGTCGGTCGCGCGATCCTGTCGGAGATCCTGCCGCACGGCCTGCCGTTCTCGGTGCTGAACAAGCCGCTGAAGAAGAAGGAAATCTCGCGCCTGATCAACACGGCATTCCGCAAGTGCGGTCTGCGCGCGACTGTGGTGTTCGCCGATCAGCTGATGCAGTCGGGCTTCCGTCTCGCGACGCGCGCCGGCATCTCGATCTGCGTCGACGACATGCTCGTGCCGCCGCAGAAGGAAACGATCGTCGGCGACGCCGCGAAGAAGGTGAAGGAGTACGACCGCCAGTACATGTCGGGTCTCGTCACCGCGCAGGAGCGCTACAACAACGTGGTCGACATCTGGTCGGCGACGTCGGAAGCGGTCGGCAAGGCGATGATGGAGCAGCTGTCGACGGAGCCGGTGACGGACCGCGACGGCAACGAGACGCGCCAGGAATCGTTCAACTCGATCTACATGATGGCCGACTCGGGCGCCCGGGGTTCGGCGGTGCAGATTCGTCAGCTGGCCGGTATGCGCGGCCTGATGGCGAAGCCGGACGGCTCGATTATCGAGACGCCGATTACCGCGAACTTCCGCGAAGGCCTGAACGTGTTGCAGTACTTCATCTCGACCCACGGTGCACGTAAGGGTCTGGCTGATACGGCACTGAAGACCGCGAACTCGGGTTACCTGACGCGTCGTCTCGTCGACGTGACGCAGGATCTGGTCGTGGTCGAGGACGATTGCGGTACGTCGAACGGCGTTGCGATGAAGGCGCTGGTCGAAGGCGGTGAAGTCGTCGAAGCGCTGCGCGACCGTATCCTCGGCCGCGTCGCGGTGGCGGACGTCGTGAATCCGGAAACGCAGGAAACGCTGTACGAATCGGGCACGCTGCTCGACGAGACCGCGGTCGAAGACATCGAGCGCCTCGGCATCGACGAAGTGCGCGTGCGCACGCCGCTGACCTGCGAAACGCGTTACGGCCTGTGCGCGGCCTGCTACGGCCGCGACCTCGGCCGCGGCTCGCTCGTGAACGTCGGCGAAGCGGTCGGCGTGATCGCGGCGCAGTCGATCGGCGAACCGGGCACGCAGCTGACGATGCGTACGTTCCACATCGGTGGTGCGGCATCGCGTGCGGCAGTGGCTTCGTCGGTCGAAGCGAAGAGCAACGGTATCCTGCGCTTCACGGCGACGATGCGTTACGTGACGAACGCGAAGGGCGAGCAGATCGTCATCTCCCGTTCGGGCGAGGCGCTGATCACCGACGATTTCGGCCGCGAGCGCGAGCGTCACAAGATCCCGTACGGCGCGACGCTGCTGCAGCTCGACGGCGCGGCGATCAAGGCCGGCACGCAGCTGGCGACGTGGGACCCGATGACGCGTCCGATCATCACCGAGTACGGCGGTACGGTGAAGTTCGAGAACGTCGAGGAAGGCGTGACGGTCGCGAAGCAGATCGACGACGTGACCGGTCTGTCGACCCTCGTCGTGATCGACGTGAAGCGCCGCGGTTCGCAGGCTTCGAAGAGCGTGCGTCCGCAGGTGAAGCTGCTCGACGCGAACGGCAACGAAGTGAAGATCCCGGGCACGGAGCACGCGGTGCAGATCGGCTTCCAGGTCGGCGCGCTGATCACCGTGAAGGACGGCCAGCAGGTGCAGGTGGGTGAAGTGCTCGCACGTATCCCGACCGAAGCGCAGAAGACGCGTGACATTACCGGCGGTCTGCCGCGGGTGGCGGAACTGTTCGAAGCGCGTTCGCCGAAGGATGCGGGCATTCTCGCGGAAGTCACCGGCACGACGTCGTTCGGCAAGGACACGAAGGGCAAGCAGCGTCTCGTCATCACGGACCTCGAGGGCAATCAGCACGAGTTCCTGATCGCGAAGGAAAAGCAGGTGCTGGTCCACGACGCCCAGGTCGTCAACAAGGGCGAAATGATCGTGGACGGCCCGGCCGATCCGCACGACATCCTGCGTCTGCAGGGTATCGAGGCGCTGTCGCGCTACATCGTCGACGAAGTGCAGGACGTGTACCGTCTGCAGGGCGTGAAGATCAACGACAAGCACATCGAAGTGATCGTTCGCCAGATGCTGCGTCGTGTGCAGATCACCGACAACGGTGATACGCGCTTCATCCCGGGCGAGCAGGTCGAGCGTTCGGACATGCTGGACGAGAACGACCGCATGATCGCCGAAGACAAGCGTCCGGCGTCGTACGACAACGTGCTCCTCGGTATCACGAAGGCGTCGCTGTCGACCGACTCGTTCATCTCCGCGGCATCGTTCCAGGAAACGACCCGCGTGCTGACCGAGGCGGCGATCATGGGCAAGCGCGACGATCTGCGCGGCCTGAAGGAAAACGTGATCGTCGGCCGTCTGATCCCGGCCGGTACGGGTCTGGCGTTCCACAAGGCGCGCAAGGCCAAGGAGTCGTCGGATCGCGAGCGTTTCGACCAGATCGCAGCGGAAGAGGCGTTCGATTTCGGCACGCCGAGCACGCCTGCTGCGGAAGAGCCGCAACAGCACCCGGCAGCCGAGTAA
- the recQ gene encoding DNA helicase RecQ, giving the protein MSRALEILDEVFGYSAFRGQQGEIVEHVAGGGDCLVLMPTGGGKSLCYQIPALLRREAGQGAGIVVSPLIALMQDQVAALSEVGVRAAYLNSTLSGAEAAATERALREGDIDLLYVAPERLMTGRFLDLLDRAKIGLFAIDEAHCVSQWGHDFRPEYIQLSVLHERFPSVPRIALTATADAITRDEIVHRLALDDARVFVSSFDRPNIRYRIVEKDNARAQLLDFIRAEHTNADGTTDAGVVYCLSRRKVEETAEWLKSQGVRALPYHAGMEFEVRQKHQEMFQREEGVVMCATIAFGMGIDKPDVRFVAHLDLPKSVEGYYQETGRAGRDGLPANAWMAYGLGDVVQQRKMIDESDADDAHKRVQTSKLDALLGLCETISCRRVRLLNYFGEASQPCGNCDTCIEPPDSWDATREAQMALSCAFRAQRASGFNFGASHLIEILRGSRNEKILQRSHDTLSTFGIGASLSEPEWRAIFRQLVAYGYLAVDHGGFGALVLTEAAKPVLKGEEKVTLRRYVKPQRTRQSSSRSGTRVDPTTGMSTRERARWDALRAWRAETAKADGVPAYVIFHDATLAEIARNAPETIDDLRHIPGMGIRKLERFGDEIIDVVESA; this is encoded by the coding sequence ATGTCCCGCGCCCTCGAAATTCTCGACGAAGTCTTTGGTTATTCCGCGTTTCGCGGCCAGCAGGGCGAGATCGTCGAGCACGTCGCCGGCGGCGGCGATTGCCTCGTGCTGATGCCGACGGGCGGCGGCAAGTCGCTGTGCTACCAGATTCCCGCGCTGCTGCGCCGCGAGGCCGGGCAGGGCGCCGGCATCGTCGTGTCGCCGTTGATCGCGCTGATGCAGGACCAGGTCGCCGCGCTCTCCGAAGTCGGCGTGCGCGCGGCCTATCTGAACTCGACGCTGTCCGGCGCGGAGGCGGCCGCCACCGAGCGCGCACTGCGCGAAGGCGACATCGACCTGCTGTACGTCGCGCCCGAGCGGCTGATGACGGGGCGCTTCCTCGACCTGCTCGACCGCGCGAAGATCGGCCTGTTCGCGATCGACGAAGCGCACTGCGTGTCGCAATGGGGGCACGATTTCCGTCCCGAATACATTCAGCTGTCGGTGCTGCACGAGCGTTTTCCGTCGGTGCCGCGCATCGCGCTGACGGCCACCGCCGACGCGATCACGCGCGACGAGATCGTCCATCGCCTCGCGCTCGACGACGCACGCGTGTTCGTGTCGAGCTTCGACCGGCCGAACATCCGCTACCGGATCGTCGAGAAGGACAACGCGCGCGCGCAGCTGCTCGACTTCATCCGCGCCGAGCATACGAATGCCGACGGCACGACCGACGCCGGCGTCGTGTACTGCCTGTCGCGGCGCAAGGTCGAGGAAACGGCCGAATGGCTGAAGTCGCAGGGCGTGCGCGCGCTGCCGTATCACGCAGGGATGGAATTCGAGGTGCGCCAGAAGCACCAGGAGATGTTCCAGCGCGAAGAGGGGGTCGTGATGTGCGCGACGATCGCGTTCGGGATGGGCATCGACAAGCCGGACGTGCGTTTCGTCGCCCACCTCGACCTGCCGAAGAGCGTCGAGGGCTATTACCAGGAAACCGGCCGCGCGGGCCGCGACGGCCTGCCCGCGAACGCGTGGATGGCGTACGGCCTCGGCGACGTCGTCCAGCAGCGCAAGATGATCGACGAGTCCGATGCGGACGACGCGCACAAGCGCGTGCAGACGTCGAAGCTCGACGCGCTGCTCGGCCTGTGCGAGACGATCTCGTGCCGCCGCGTGCGCCTGCTGAACTATTTCGGCGAGGCCAGCCAGCCGTGCGGCAACTGCGATACGTGTATCGAGCCGCCCGATTCGTGGGACGCGACGCGCGAGGCGCAGATGGCGCTGTCGTGCGCGTTCCGCGCGCAGCGCGCGAGCGGTTTCAACTTCGGCGCGAGCCACCTGATCGAGATCCTGCGCGGCAGCCGCAACGAGAAGATCCTGCAGCGTAGCCACGACACGCTCAGCACGTTCGGGATCGGCGCTTCGCTGTCCGAGCCGGAATGGCGGGCGATCTTCCGGCAGCTCGTCGCATATGGCTACCTGGCCGTCGACCACGGCGGCTTCGGCGCGCTGGTGCTGACCGAAGCCGCGAAGCCGGTGCTGAAGGGCGAGGAGAAGGTCACGCTGCGGCGCTACGTGAAACCGCAGCGCACGCGCCAGTCGTCCAGCCGCAGCGGCACGCGCGTCGACCCGACGACCGGCATGAGCACGCGCGAACGCGCGCGCTGGGACGCGTTGCGCGCGTGGCGCGCGGAGACGGCCAAGGCCGACGGCGTGCCGGCCTACGTGATCTTTCACGATGCGACCCTGGCCGAGATCGCGCGCAACGCGCCGGAGACGATCGACGATCTGCGCCACATTCCGGGCATGGGTATCCGCAAGCTCGAGCGCTTCGGCGACGAGATCATCGACGTCGTCGAATCCGCCTGA
- the rpsL gene encoding 30S ribosomal protein S12, giving the protein MPTINQLVRKGRQSETTKSKSPALQDCPQRRGVCTRVYTTTPKKPNSALRKVAKVRLTNGFEVISYIGGEGHNLQEHSVVLIRGGRVKDLPGVRYHMVRGSLDTQGVKDRKQARSKYGAKRAKAAK; this is encoded by the coding sequence ATGCCAACCATCAACCAACTGGTTCGCAAAGGCCGCCAGTCGGAAACGACTAAGAGCAAGAGCCCGGCCCTGCAGGACTGCCCCCAGCGTCGCGGCGTGTGCACGCGTGTGTACACGACGACGCCGAAGAAGCCGAACTCGGCACTCCGTAAGGTCGCCAAGGTTCGTCTGACGAACGGCTTCGAAGTGATTTCGTACATCGGCGGTGAAGGCCACAACCTGCAGGAACACTCGGTTGTGCTGATCCGCGGCGGCCGTGTGAAGGACTTGCCGGGTGTGCGTTACCACATGGTTCGCGGCTCGCTGGATACCCAGGGCGTCAAGGACCGTAAGCAAGCGCGCTCGAAGTACGGCGCGAAGCGTGCAAAGGCTGCCAAGTAA